A portion of the Chromobacterium sp. IIBBL 290-4 genome contains these proteins:
- a CDS encoding DUF2000 domain-containing protein produces MKFDASQHRCAIVIDKELPTGLAINAASVIGISFGRQVENLVGPDMQSQDQVNYPGVIYSPLPILLATNDYIREMLDSFDDDGEIYIMPFSALAQSCKTYDEYGERISSVDSSDIELVAVGLIGPKKKINKVTGSLPLFK; encoded by the coding sequence ATGAAATTTGATGCGTCCCAACATCGTTGCGCAATCGTCATTGATAAAGAACTTCCAACCGGTTTGGCTATAAACGCCGCAAGCGTAATTGGCATCAGTTTTGGCCGTCAGGTGGAAAACCTGGTCGGGCCTGATATGCAGAGCCAAGATCAAGTGAATTACCCTGGGGTGATTTACAGCCCGCTTCCCATATTGCTGGCGACGAATGACTATATTCGAGAGATGTTAGACAGTTTTGATGATGATGGCGAAATTTATATTATGCCATTCAGCGCGCTGGCGCAGTCTTGTAAAACCTATGACGAGTATGGCGAGCGCATTTCTTCTGTCGATAGCAGCGATATCGAGCTGGTTGCGGTTGGCTTGATTGGCCCCAAGAAGAAAATTAACAAAGTAACGGGTAGTTTGCCATTGTTTAAATAA